The following DNA comes from Triticum aestivum cultivar Chinese Spring chromosome 3D, IWGSC CS RefSeq v2.1, whole genome shotgun sequence.
cCTCCCGGCGTCCGCGCAGCGAGCGGCCAGCTTCCTGACGATCTCGAGCTCGAGCACCCGGTCGTCGCGGTCGGGCACGAGCTCGGCCTCCCCGAGGTAGACGACCCGCGCGGCCATGAGCTTCTCCCACACCCTCCCGCGCGCGTCCTTCCCCACGGCCTGCGGCTCGCCGATGACCGTGGCGTCGTACATCCTCGACAGCGCCGCCTCCCCGTCGGGCTCCGGAGCCGGTGCTGGGGCCGGAGCTGGCGGCGGTGTTGGGGCCGGCTTCTCATCGTCCGCGGCGGAGGCCgcgagggggaggtactggagggcCGTGGACGCTGCGGCCAGGGACGGGACGAGCAGGAGGAAgtcgcggcgggaggcggcggcggcgcagaggttcccgcgggaggaggaggaggacgcgggaGAGAGTGGCGGTTTGGCGGGGACGAGGGGTTTGAACTTGGCGGCGCCCGGGTAACGGGAGGGCGCGTGGGGCAGCATTCTCCCCGGGCGGAGACGTCGCCGGAGGCgcgccggcggccaggggggaagTGGAGCGAGGCAACAAGAGACGGAGTAGCCTGTGGCCGTTGGCTAACTATCCCTTGCTGGTACTACAGCACGGCAGTACAACTGTACAACTGTTTGCACAGCAGAGCTACGTACGCCTTCTTCTCACCTCTCCAAGACATGCCCAGTAAAAATCAAGAACTTGGAAGCATTTCTCACCACGCGTTTGAAGTGCTTGAAGCTGGTCGACATTGCGTCCAAGTAGCGGACAAAGAGGCACCACGCCGCAGATCGTACCATAATTGTTTGGCAGAGACAGGGACAGCAGCGGATTTTTGGGCGGAATTCGCCGGGGTGGAATTTTTTTCATGGCAACTAGCTCTCGTTCTTCGGGTTTCGTGGCGGGAGCTTGAACATGCATACGCGGCGTCTCAGGGAGCTCGCAAAGGGTCACCCCTATGCCTGGTGCCTGATTGCGTGATAGGAATGGCTACTAGCTGCCGACCATACCACTGGCTCGCGTCTCCGCGAGCATATCCCAACCAGTCAGCCTCGTCGGAGATGAGTGGCTCACCTTCCGCACAAACCTGGTGATGCGCAGCATAATATCAAACCCAATCCCTTTCCTGAAAGAAAACAAAGGAAAATACATCTCGAGATAGCAAATGCAAGCCTGCAACACTTCTTAAGTACTGAAAAGAATCTTTCTCATGTGCTATATGGTTCTCTCAGGAAGCAGGGAACTCCAGTCAGCTAGTGCCGCGTAATTGTACAGAGAAAACTCAGCATTACAGCTAAACCCAGGGTGGGGAAAAACTGGGGGGAAAGCAGATGTGTCGGTTTTGCGGTCCAGGATTTGTTCTATCTTTCCTGACAAATTTTCAGGTACACATCCGGAGATAGCTACCTCCAAGAAAATCCTTGACCAATCTCAATGCCCCTTGGGGAGTGGAAACTGTCTCTGCACATATCGCCTAAATCACCGAGCGAGTGATGACACGAATCTCAATGTGGTAACCAATGTTGATGCTTCAGATGAGTGGCTCAAAATTCACACCTATATTTACATCCTACTTCAGCTGCTCCTGTCCGCGTATCCCTTTGTGTCTTCTGCTAACTTTGCCCATATACTAGCAATATTGTCTGACTGTGCAACCTGCACATTGACAAAATACATGGCAATTTAGTTAGCTTTTGCGATGATCAAATTGTTGATACTGTGAAATCCACTGTTTATTTTCAAAGAGTTATAGAGAACTCATAAGTGTTGAAAACAAGATGGTGTCCCACCCACTCCCACCAGCAAATTGTATGCACCTACTGGTATTATATAATTTTGAATATCATACAACACCATCTAGGTTGCCTGATTTGAACTTTGGAAAATTATTTACTGAGGCGGTGTTGCAAAGCTAAAATAGTTCCATGTgcgatgaacttttcttggccaaAAAAGGCGACCAACATTGCCTGCCAATGCGCAACAGTGGACCAAAAATCATTTCAGATGTTATCTATACTATCCAATCAAACACTACCTCCCTATCCATGCAGAACAGACTATGTCTTCCAAAACAATGTCATACACAGTGTAGATTTTCACATCACTACCAAATTACCATGAAGCATACAGTGTTTGACATATGGGCATTGGTTTGCTCATCTTAATCAGGGTTTATCCTTTCCTTTGCTATAGagaaataaacacaacaaataacAATATACCATATCATTTATATTTTATAGTCGACACGATGTACTCCTACAACCTAATAACACGTGGCAATTGGACACCCCTACCAGTCGCTAGGTCGACATGGTTTCTACTTTCTGCAAGCCTTGGAATTGTTTCTTTATGTGTTGCTCAAGCTCTAGGTAACCAACCAGCAGAAACATGAAAAAGGAACATGCTTCACATGCTCTTAGGTCGATATAACGATGCAAGATAAGAAAGGTGGGACTGCAAACATCAAGTGGACCGACAACTCACTTCTGCTTCATGCATACAAACATACAGTACAATCCAAAGTTGTGCAGCGGAAAATTCATACAGCCATGGTCACCACATACCAATTTCCAAATGTTCATTTTGCACTTTTGCAGAAAAGGGAGCAACTGTGCAGTAGCCACAGTGGGCATCATTACTAACTTCTGGTTTCAAACTGGGCAATACTATGCAATGGTACTGGGTAACATTTTGGGTTAATATGGGATACAGAATTTAAAATAATGGGGCTATGAAGATATATTTACAGCAAATTGCAATAGGTAATATGGTAGACAGATACTCAACTGATGTATTTATCTTTTGATTTTGCATTACAAAAATTCAAAGGGTCGTACAACCGGCAACCAGAAGAATGATTCAGAATTGAAGTTTGAAATTTATACCTGACTTGTTACAAAGCCTTTCATCATCTCCACCAAATCCTGGCGTATCTCTTTATTAAATCTCTTAATTTCATTCATGTTGTTTTCCTGCATTAGAGAAGCTTATTTCAGAGAAACCCCAAATAGTCCATGCCAAACAACAAAATGGGAACTTAAAATCAACAGCATAGTCATGTCCCAAGTGTTACCAAAATTATAACATGTGGTTTGATAACCTACAGGCTACAGAGGGATGCGACACTTCCCACaccaagaaagaaaaaagaaaagagaaatatgATGGGCACTTTACTTGACTTGAAAGGAGTGTTTTATTACATAGACATGCCTCGTAATATTTCTCAGTCAACTCAAATAGATGCTATCTGGGTTGAACGACAGGCTTAAAGACTCTAATATTGTCAACACAAACAAATCCCACAGGACAAATACAGCCTACATATTCAAGTTTATGTACTGACTTGCTGAGAGAAACCTGTCCCAGTAGGTCAATACATAACGTAGTATATCTCAGTCATACCTGGCATTGTCATCATTTAAATAGTACGAATCTGTCTTGAAAACTAATGGTCAATCGTATATAcgccctccgtcccaaaattcttgtcttagatttgtctagatacggatgtatctaatactaaaacgtgacttgatacatccgtatctagacaaatctaagacaagaattttgggacggagggagtactatatagagACTTCAGTTACTTAACTGACAATTAATGTACTCGGAATACTTTCCTCAACTCATATAACCATACTGAACTAATGATCTTGACTTGTGAATTTTTAGCAAAACGAATATCCGCCTGCTGCAGCAATTGAAGCTACAAGTTCGTTCCAACTTCTGAGAGCTTAACTCGGACATAATTTTTTTAGTGTGCATAACACTGTGTTTGCTAATAATACACCTCAGACATCACTATGGTAAATTAATAACATTAGTTCAGACTGACTGATAAAGTCAAACGATGCATATATACAGAGTTCATTATAGTGTTCATGACATTTAACTAGTGCCAGGTAACGTTTTGAAGCTCGGTGTCGAAACCAAGATCAAATGCATTTTATTTTGATTTTGGCTGATAGTTTTCGATAAAATGTAAACTGCAGTATGAAGCTATTGCTCGCCCCAAATACTTAATTGTGCTTGTGTAACCATTGCAAGAATATTAACCATAAACTAGGAAACGTTGTCATCTGACCTTATGGCATAACAACCTTGAATTGTGCAATTTAAAAATAAATAGCAACTCATATCTCAGAAGGCCACTATCAAGTACAACACGCACATTGTACTCTTAATTCAAAACTTTAGGTGATTTACCTTGATAAGTTCATACTCTTTGCGTGCATGACTTTTCGCGTCTtctgatgttcttattgtttctttCAGTTCTTCAACCTTCTGATACCTCGTCCTCTCCTGATCTATTCCTCTTGATGACACAGATTCAAGTTTCGCCACCCGGTTGTGCAAAGCAAATAAGTCTGATGATAGACTTTGGATATGGAGCAAAGCATTAGAGCGATCAGTAAATGCATTGTGGACAGAAGTCATCGTCTCCAGGTATTTATGGATAGTGTCCTGTAAAAAAGCATAAACACCGTTACagatcaaggaacaaaaataatcaAGAAGATCTGTATCCAAGATAATGTTACTCTCACTCCAACTTCCCACATACCAGATGTTTCACAATTTCAGCATCCAGTTTTGTCTGAGACCTGCTGACTTTGACAACAGCATTTGCAAAATTGTTAATATTAACAGCTCGAGTTCTGTGAGAACTGCATGTAGATTGGTCCTTTTCAAATTTCGCCAGCTTAACGAATGTCATTCCCAAGTGAGCTGTAGTTGTTCTAAAATCCTCATGAGCTTTAGCAAACGCCTCTGCCTacaaattatgtagaagaatagaCTTAGCTGGTGTTCTTTTGTACACTGCCGCATGGTACCGGAAACCTGATATGATATTAATTTCTTGATCAAGTTGCAAAATGCAAATGTAGTACATGTACTTAACAAGCACGCATAATTTAATTCCTCCATTCGGGTACATGTTAATGTAGTACATGTTGCTTCTGTCAAAACTACACGAGTTATGCATAAGAAATTAAGACTAACCATCAGAATGAGAGTAACATGAGTGCTCTAATAAACCagacaacaacacacacacacagctACCTGCTGAGATGTCGCTGCGAGTTGCTGCTCCAATTGCTCGAGCTTGGCCTTGTGGAAGAGGAACTTTGCGTCAGTCTCCTCCTCCACTGGAGGCGGCCTCACCGCCATCAACCCATTCGCGACCGTCTGCTTCAGGTCCTTGAACATACCAAAAAAGTCTCGCCCGCCCTTTGTAGGCGTCGTTGGTGTAGTAACAGCCGTCGGCGAGGCGGCAGTAATCGCGGGGTTGAACCTGGGAGACTCACCCTCGGAGGTCGGAATACCGCTAGGATCAGTGAGGAAGGTATGGAAGTCGTCGCTCCGGCTGACGGTGGGGTGCGCGGCGATGCGGCAGAGGTAGCGCTGGACCGCGACGCAGCGCTGGTTCACGAATTCATGCCGCTGCATGACCTGCCCTTCCACGATGCTCTTGTCGGGGCGCGCCGGGACGAAGAGGCCGCGGTGGGTGGCCGCGAGGCGGTCGGCGAGGGTCACCACGTCGCGGAAGCGCCGCCGCACGCGGAACTCGCTGCCGTCGGCGGCCCGGGTGGTGACGAGGTAGGAGAAGTAGCTGCCGGAGCCAGGGATGACGCCCGCCGCTCCGGTGGCGGCCTCATCGTGCTTCTTGGGGTCGGTGACGGTGATCTGGTAGGACAACGGTGACGGCTCGCGGGAAACGACCGGGGAGTCGGGGGTGGGGAGGATCGGAGGGGATTCATCCTCACCGTTCTCTTCGACGAACGGGTCGCCGTTCGCGGCCGCGGCGCGAGCGGAGGGGggcgagggggagggaggagggtgGAGCAGTGGGTCGGTAGAAGCAGCGGCCGATGCGGCAGATGGGGAATCGAGGGCGAGGGTCTCGAGGTGTTGGTCGGCGGGGTGGTTCGCCGTCGCCGgggactcggcggccatcatggCGGCCGCCGGCGGTTAGGTGGGGGTTGAGGGGAAAGCGAGATCTGGCGGGGAAAGCCGGCGACGAGTCAAGTCGGGTGAAGGAGGGAGGGAGAAAGGCGAGCGCCGTGATACGTGTAAGGCAAGCCTACCTCCCTTTCGTACC
Coding sequences within:
- the LOC123079614 gene encoding sorting nexin 2B, whose amino-acid sequence is MMAAESPATANHPADQHLETLALDSPSAASAAASTDPLLHPPPSPSPPSARAAAANGDPFVEENGEDESPPILPTPDSPVVSREPSPLSYQITVTDPKKHDEAATGAAGVIPGSGSYFSYLVTTRAADGSEFRVRRRFRDVVTLADRLAATHRGLFVPARPDKSIVEGQVMQRHEFVNQRCVAVQRYLCRIAAHPTVSRSDDFHTFLTDPSGIPTSEGESPRFNPAITAASPTAVTTPTTPTKGGRDFFGMFKDLKQTVANGLMAVRPPPVEEETDAKFLFHKAKLEQLEQQLAATSQQAEAFAKAHEDFRTTTAHLGMTFVKLAKFEKDQSTCSSHRTRAVNINNFANAVVKVSRSQTKLDAEIVKHLDTIHKYLETMTSVHNAFTDRSNALLHIQSLSSDLFALHNRVAKLESVSSRGIDQERTRYQKVEELKETIRTSEDAKSHARKEYELIKENNMNEIKRFNKEIRQDLVEMMKGFVTSQVAQSDNIASIWAKLAEDTKGYADRSS